GGATGGATCCTATCGAGACCTGTCATAGCGATTCCTCCCATGACCAGAGCCGCCGCGACGAAAAGGGCCTTCAGCTTCATTTCCGTCCCCTCCTGTTTTTCTTAAGACGATCTACGCCGAAAAGGGCAAACAGGAACACGGTGGTGTTGAGGGCAGCTCCAATTCCAGCCTCCGCTATGGCTACGTCGGGAGCCTGGAGGATGTAGAACTCCAGGGACAGCAGGAGACTGAAAGCTCCAAGGCTTACCACCGAGTAGAGAAGGTCCCTGAACCAAAGGGCGTAAAATCCGGTCACAACCAGGAGGACCAGGTTCATAACGTGAAAAAAGGTCATCTTTCAATCCCCTCCTTTAACAGTCTCTCATCTCTCTCCGCCAGACTGTCCACCACCGCATCCTTAGGGAAGGCCTTGCTTCTGTGGGCCGCTCTAGCCAGGACATGGGCTCCGGTAGCGTTGCTTATGAGGAGGGCGATAACGGCTATCACCACGTGAACCGCCAACACGGAGAAACGGACCTCCCCTGACTGCAACCTCCTTATGACGGCGTAAAGGACCACACCAAAGGCAAGGGATATGGTGCCGAAGGTCGTACACTTGGTAGAGCCGTGCATCCTGGTGTAGACGTCAGGGAACCTGTACAGGGAGACCGTCCCTAAGGTGTTGATCAAAAGCCCTAGGAGAATGAAAAGGATCGGAAAAGCATACCAGCCCACATTACTTCCCCCTTTCCTCTATATAACGGGCTATGAACATGGTGCTCACAAAGGAGAGCCCGGCGTATACTATGGCGACGTCCACCATGACCACCGACTCGAAGTGAACCGCCAGGACGATCATGACCCCTATAACCAAGGTGTTTATGGCGTCCAGGGCGACAGCTCTGTCCGCACCGGTCGGTCCCATTATGAGCCTGCCGGTCATAAAGAGAATGAGAAGGACCATAAACCCCGCAGCAAAACCGAAGAAACCGATCATAGTCATTCCGCTAACCTCCTAGCCCAGTCTCCAAAGGAACCGTAGACCGCCTCTCCTGAAGGCTCTTTGTCGGTCACGTTTATCCAATGAATATAAAAGACCCCGCTGTTCTCCTCCACGTCGACGGTCAGGGTCCCCGGTGTGAGGGTTATAGCGTTGGCGAGTAGAGTCTTGGACATATCCCCCGTAAGGCCGGTATCGACCTTGACTATTCCCGGTTTGATGTTGCCGGTGATTATCCTTATCGCCACGTCTATATTGGACTTTACCATGGCCACTATGAAGGGACCGAACATGAAGTAGAGAAAACCCAACCACCTCATAGGGTTAAGCCCAGACCATCCAAAATGCCTGGCGTTGCTGCGGCTTCTGACGGACAGAGCCAGCACCGTGGATATAATGAGGGCTATTCCGTACTCAAAGGCCGGTATCGGCTCCCCTGACCACACTAGCAAAAGGTACATCAAAAAGGAGAGTACAAAAACGAACACTTAAACACCTCCTCAAAAGGATAAGGCATCCTATGCCTCTTTACGTCGACCTCTCAGACTTTTATACAGCCTGACAGATCAAAAGTAAAAAACGTTCATAACTTCACATTCCCCCTAAAATCACCACCTATTGCCGCACCTTTCGCAGCCCCAAAGAGGGGCCTCGCTCTGCTGGAAAGCCCCTCCGTATAGGGCCTCCCCCTTCTCTACTTTATAAGCCAGATCGAAAGGCAGGTATCCCCAATAGACCGGCAACACCGCCCTATCACCACAGAACGGACAGACTAAAGGATTCCCATCCCCCACAGTGAACGCCCCCTAACTTGGTCTATGTGGACATTATACATGGAACCACAAAAAACTGGGACTGAAAATAGCCCTTTTGATTTTATGGCGATAGCTATGATATGCTCTTGCCGTTTCATCATACTAGAGAATAACCCAGGAGGAATCGACGTGACCAACGAGATAAAAAGTACCAATCGTTATAGGTGGGCGGTATGGGGATCTATGGTACTGGCTTACATGGTGGTCTTTTTCCACCGTCTGGCCGCAGGGGTGGTGAGGGCGGACATAACCGAGGCTTTCGACCTAAGCCCATCGGCCTTCGGCAACATGGCGTCGGCGTACTTTTACGCCTATATGGTGATGCAGATCCCCGTCGGGATGATGGCCGACTCCCTGGGAGCCAGGATGACCGTCTCCATCGGTATGCTCCTGGCAGGGACGGGGTCGGTGGTTTTCGGCATGGCCCCCACTCCCTTTTGGCTCCTGGCGGGAAGGTTTATGGTGGGCATCGGTGTCTCAACTGTGTTCGTCTCAATACTTAAGATACAATCCCAGTGGTTTAAGGAGAGGGAGTTCGGAACCATGTCGGGCCTTACCTCCTTCGTCGGGAACATGGGAGGGGTTCTGGCCCAGGCCCCTTTGGCCCTTTTAGTCGGAATCTTCAGCTGGAGGGCCTCTTTCGTCACCATAGGGATAGGAACGCTGTTAATAGCGCTCCTCTGTTGGACGGTGATAAGGAACAAGCCCGAGGATAAAGGCTATCCCCCTGTATCGGAGCAAAGTGGAGCGGGAAAGGTCGCTCCTCTGCCTCTGATACAGTCCCTCAAGATATCGGCGTCCGACTGGAGGCTCTGGCCGATTTTTGTTTTCTTCGGCTGTTACAGCGGCGTTTACCTGGCTTTCTCCGGCACCTGGGGAACCCCTTATCTAGAGGATGTATATCACATGACCGTAGGTCAGGCTTCGTCTATAGTTTCTTACGCTGTCTATGGTACCATCCTAGGAGGTTTTTCCGCAGGGGCTATATCGGATAAATTGGGGCTCAGAAAGATACCCATGATCGCCATGAATCTGGTAGCCACAGCGGTATGGTTGGCTATAGTGGTATTTTGGAAGGGGATGCCTCCGGTGATGGCCTTGAGGCCCCTTTTCTTCCTGGCGGGCTTCTCCGCCACTTCCTACGTCATCTCCTGGGCGATCATCAAGGAGATAAACCATCCTCAGTCCACAGGGGTGGCTATAGCGTTGGTAAACACCGGGGCCTTTTTGGGGAGCGCCCTCATAACCACCTTTATGGGCAAGGTTCTGGAGAACCTGTCCCATCTACCTCCACAGGCAAGGTTCACCTCAGCACTGTGGATATGCCTTGGGGCGACGGTACTTGGGCTTATATGTTCGTTTCTCTTTCCGGAAACTAGATGCAGAAACACCTATAACAGGCCTTGACATTCCGGCAATGTTCGTGGTATAAACTGCCTCAACTTCGCAACGCCGTTTGAGAAAAAATCCTACAGAGAGCAGGCTATCAAATGACTCGCATACACAACGCCAATTTCTTCTTTAGCTTTACCAGCGTGGGTCCCGGCAGGGGATCGACGCCGTTTTGGCGTTGACCTTGTTCTTTATCGGGGCCCCTCATCGGAGGGGCCCTTTTTTTATACTCAAACCGATTTTATTACTTTACCCTAGGAGGGCTATACTATGACATCCCATCACAACGACCAAGTACACACATTAAGACAGATCATAATCTCCGCTAAAGGGGCCTCCGCCGCCTGGAACGCCAAGCTCAAAGACGTATCGCCGGAGGACATAAAGTCGCTGGATGACCTGAAAAAACTGCCTTTCACCGAAAAATCGGACCTTCGGGACAACTACCCCCTTGGCCTCCTGGCCTGCCCTAAGAGGGACCTGGTGAGAGTTCACGCATCATCTGGGACCACCGGGAAACCTACCGTTGTGGCCTACACCGCAGGAGACCTGGACAGATGGTCCAGCATAATGGCCCAGGCGATGGCGACAGGAGGGGTTACGTCGGAGGATGTGGTCCAGGTGGCCTACGGTTACGGCCTGTTCACCGGAGGGCTAGGGGTCCACTACGGGGCTGAGAGGCTTGGAGCCACGGTCATACCGGCCTCAGGGGGTTTCTCCGACAGACAGCTGATGCTCATGGAGGACCTGGAGACCACCGTCTTGGCCTGTACTCCCTCCTACGGACTGAGGCTCGCGGACCTGATAGAGGAAAAGGGGATAAAGCACTCCCTCAAGATAGGCATCTTCGGGGCAGAGCCCTGGTCCGAGGGACTCAGAAAGAACCTCGAGGATAGACTGGGAATAGTGGCTCTGGACATATACGGCCTCTCGGAGATCATGGGACCAGGGGTCGCCATGGAGTGTCAGCACAAGTGCGGACTCCACGTGGACGAAAGCCAGTTCCTCCTTGAGATAATAGATCCTGCCACCGGAGAGGTTCTGCCCGAGGGATCCGAGGGAGAGCTGGTGGTGACCACACTCTGCAAAGAAGCTCTTCCTATGATCCGTTACAGGACCAAAGACATCACTAAGATAACCAGGGACCGTTGCGGCTGTGGCATAGAGGGGGCCAGAATAGACAGGATAAAGGGCAGAAGCGACGATATGCTCATAATCAGGGGGGTCAACGTATTTCCCTCCCAGATAGAGGTGGCCCTTAGCCATATATCCGGTCTTTCCCTCCACTACGTCCTTGAGGTTTCTGAAAAAGACGACCTTAAGGAGCTTACCGTATGCTGTGAGAGCTCCGAATCCCTCTCCGAGAGGGAGGGTAAGGAGATGGTTAAAAAAACGGGATCCCATCTGGCGGCTATGCTGGGGATAAGGACCAGCGTCAGGATATTGCCTCCTGGATCTATCGCCAGGTCCGAGGGCAAGGCGGTGCGTGTCAAAAAGGTGGCCTAGAAACTGATATAATGTCCTTTCAGAAGCCACGAAAGGACGTGATTATGTGCTTGACGGCACAGGACTTAAGCTGGTGGTATCGGATATAGACGGCTGTCTATCGGTGGATAAGGGCATTCCCTTCGACCCTTCCGCCATGGCGGCTCTGAGGGAGCACCAGGACAGGGCAAGAGAGGGAATAGGACTTCCTATCACCTTATGCTCCGGCCGAGGCCAGCCCTACATGGAGGCCGTAGGCCAGTTTTTAGGCGTTACCGAGCCCATGATCTGCGAGGCGGGAAGTATGCTGTTCGACCCCAGAGATGACAGCGTCACCCTCAACCCACTTATAACCGATGATCATCAGGAGGCTATGAGGGAGCTAAGGGATAAACTACGCCGCTCCTTTAACGGCAGGAATATCCGTTTTGAGGTAGGCAAGGAGATATGCCTGAGCATCAACCCATTTCCATTTCCCATGGGCTCGGAGGAGCTTGAAAATGCCGTCGCAGGCCTGCTTCAGGAGACCATGGACCTTGCGGACGGAAAGCTCTTCAACGTCACCAGATCGTCCTGCTCCGTAGACGTTACACCTAAAGGGGTGGACAAAGCCTCAGGGATAGCCATGCTATCCGAGAGGATAGGGGTCTCCCCTGAGGAGATGTTGGGGATTGGGGACTCCTACAACGACCTCTCCTTTCTGAAAGCAGTAGGGGCCAGTGCCTGCCCGGAGAACGGGGTACAGCTCATAAAGGATCTCGTTAATTACGTAAGCCCGGAGAGGCACATCCTGGGAGTTCTGGACATAATAGCCCACTACTCGTGAGGTCAGGGGGGGGGCTACCCCTCCCCCTTTAAGAAGAACTCCAGATCAGGAGATATAGGTACCCTGCCGGACGAAAGGACGTCCAATAGCCTCTGGACCTCCGGCAAGCGGGAGCAGATGAACTTAAAGGAAGATCCATCTGAAAATACGAAACGAATTCCCCAGTCCCTGCTTAGAGATATGGAGATAGAGTGGCTTCTCATCCTCCAGTCGAACATCGAGGCGATACGGACCAATACTCTCAGCCACTTAGGGGGCCTGTAATCCACCCACTCCACCGTAGCCAGGTCGGAAAAACGGAAGTCCAGTTCTCTGGACAGCTGTCGCACCTCTACGCCATCGTCGTGGAGGACAAGCTCAAAGGACGAGTACCTAGCGGACCAGTAGAGCATGGAGAGAAATATGGCTCCTATAAACCAAAGCACCAAAGTGAACCAGATAGCTCCCGAAGCGACCCCTAAGACGTTGCCGTCCCCGAATATCTCCGGTACCAGGATGAAGGAGAGGCCCACAAAAAAACCCGCCATAACCGTGCCTAGGACATCGGGGATAACACAGCAGGACCACTTTGAGTAGGTCAGAGCCCCGGCCCTGATCTTTCGCCTGGGCAACAGGAGGTAGACCACCAGGGCCAGGATCAGAGGAATTGGGGCGACGGACCTGAAGGGGTAGACCAGCGAATCGGGGGCACCTGCCCCCTTAGCATCCGTCGGTCCTACTAGAGATGCCGCCATGAATACCGGCCCTATAGGTGAATCGTACTCCACGTAGGCAAAGGTCCTATCCGTAGCCATCAGACCCTGTACCACCGGCACTACGGTACCCTCGGAGGGAAGGAAGAATAGGTCCTCCAATTTGGCCCTACCGTAAAGATCGTTCCAGAGGTCCCCCTCTACTCTGACCGTCATGCCCTCGGTTTTAGATCTAACAAATTCCCCTATAGGCTGAAACCCAGTGGTGGACCTTATGAACGATCGTCCCATGGACATAGCCCCGAAAGACGGTCCAGAGTCGGGAGCGTAGGACCGGGCGTACTCCCTGGCCATGTCCACCGGGTATATCCTGACGAACTGGTTCCTGACGAATAAAAACATTCCTACGGCGATAAAGAACATCCCGGCCGCCACTATCCGTCTGTATATCTCCCTCACGACCTCACCTCCCAATTATCCCCACGGGAAGGCCGATTGACACCCAGTTCAGCCCTCCATCGACGGAGGAATAAAAACCTCTTCCGGTGCTTATCAAGATCCTGTCCGATAGGCCCAGGGAAGCGAGGATTCCATCGTTGTTGGAGAGGGAGGACCTCTCCAAGACATATAGGTCACCTGAATGTGGGGACAATCGAATCAGCTCCCCTCTTAGAAGCCCCATAACGCTGCCCTCTTTTCCCGAAAAGATGTCGGTAAAATAATTGAAAGGCGACCACTCAAATCCATCTATAGCAGGGGTGTCAAGCTCAAGGCCCTCCAAAGCCCAACGCCACAGGCCGTTTCTCGAGGCAACCCATAGATAACCCTTTTCGTCTATCGCCAAAGAGGTGACCCCGTAGACTATATAACGATTTTCCCAGGTCCTTCCCCTGTCTTTGGACACCGAGAACCCTCTATCGGTCCCTATCGCCACAGTCTTCCCATGAGAGACAACGGAATAGATATAGCGACCGTCCACCGACTCTATCTCACTCCATGACACTCCCCAGTCAATGGACCTGAACACTCCTCCCCTCGACAGCGCCGCTATAAAAGCCCCGTCGGAATCGACCACCATAACCGAACCTCCCTGCCCTTCCCTAAGAGGGAGAGGTCTACCGGTCCACGCCCTATCGTGGGAGGTGTAGACTTTCCCTATCCCTCCGACCACGGCGACGTTGGCGTGTCTAAGGAGTGAACCGTAACTCCCTCCAGGGAGGGGGGTTAGATCGGACCAATTGGCCCCATCGACTGAGGAAAACAGCTTGCCAGACCTGGTCAGCGCCCAGACACCGTCGTCGCTAAGGGACATGGAGACGACCGAATCGGACATCATAACAGCCTTAGAGGACCGACTATCCCAATCGACGTAGAAAAGCCCCCTATCTCCCGTTCCAACCAGGACACCATCTCTGTAGGGAGCTATGGACCTAACCGACACATCCTCTCCCTCCTGTAACGGGAAGGAAGTCCAATCCCCACCCTCAGTACAGGCAAAGACACCGCCTAAGGTCCCGGCGAAAAGGACACCCCGGGAATAGGCCATAGCCTGGACTACCGATCTATAGGGAAGGCCGTCCACTCTGTGCCATTCTCCATCGCCAAGGGCGAAAACGCCGCCCTCCATGGTTCCGACGTAAAGACCCCCAGTATCGGACCAGGCCATGGACAGGATAAAAAGGTTATCAAGACCGGAATTAAAGGAACTCCAGGTCGATCCATCGTCGTCGGAGCGTAACATCCCACCTCCGAAGGTAGAGGCCCAAAGAGATCCACCGGGCCCCTCTGAAAATCCGGTTACAGGGAAGTCCCCTCCCTCGACCTTGACCTCTTTGGACTTTGAGGAGGTTCCGTCGTAGCGAAGAATACCCCTATGCCAGTCGACCAACAGATAGGTCCCCTGGGATGTGAAGAAAAACTCCTTTACGTTCCCTCCTCCTTTCAGAGAGGTCCAGGACCTGCCTCGATCCATAGAGAAAAGGGCCTCGTCGTAGGTGGATAAAAAAAGATGCCCTTTAGGGGATATCCTCAGGGAGAAGAGGTTACTGGGGGGCAGAGTCCCCCCCAAACTCTCCCATCGACCATCCTCAAGTGAGTAAAGTCCTCCTTTCTCAACGGTAGCCACGTAGACCTGATCATCTCTAACAGCTACATCCAGTATAGGCTTCCACCGCTCCCCTCCATAGCATGGAACTCGGTGAACAGAAAAAAGAACTGCTAGTGCGACACACCAGGACAGAGCTTTTTTATACCTCATACTCTCACCTCCAGACCTATATACATAATATTCCATCTAGGCCAACAATACAATCTAAAGTCCCGGCGGTTGATCTTTTAAGCCCAAGATAGTATACTTTCGTTTCTTTGCGGGCCAACAAGAAAACTAAAGTCTCTGAAATGTGGCAGACAGGACTCCGTCAGAAAACACTGTATAGATGGACTTGATCGTCTTAACTTTAGAGCGTACAATTCATCCAGATAGATAGGTATCCATTCACAGCAAAAATCTCTAAGGGGGGTTCGTTTTGTCAGATAAGGTCACAAAAAAAGCATCCTTTCCTCACGTATTCGTCATCCTACTGTCCATCATGGTAGTGGCCATGGTGGCGACTTGGTTCGTTCCAGCAGGGGAGTACAGCCGCCATATGGATCCTAAGTCCAGCAGAACCGTCATAGTCCCTGACAGCTTTCAACTGGTTCAGCCCTCTCCTGTCGATCCCTTTCAGATGTTCGTCGCCATACAAAAGGGGATGACCCAGGCGGGCTCGATAGTGTTCTTCATCTTTATAGTTTTTTCGTCCATCTACGTGGTCATGTCCACAGGGGCCATAGACGCCACGATTGCCTGGATGGTCAGGAAGACCAGGGCCAAGCCATCATCGGCCAACACCACTTTTGCGGTTCTTATGGCGGTGTTCATGCTGTGGGGATCCACAGGGACACTATCCTACGAGCAGATGGTGGCGTTTGTGCCCATATTCGCCAGCCTCGCTCTGGCCCTGGGCTACGATCCTGTGGTAGGACTTGCGGTATCCTTCGTTGCGGTAGGGATAGGGTTCGCCTCGGCGACGGTAAATCCCTTCACCATAGGGGTAGCTCAGACCATATCGGAACTTCCTCTTTTCTCCGGCCTGGCCTATAGGCTCCTCATACTGGCTGTGATGGGATCGATCTCCATAGCCTGGACACTGCGCTA
The uncultured Dethiosulfovibrio sp. genome window above contains:
- a CDS encoding Na+/H+ antiporter subunit E; the encoded protein is MFVFVLSFLMYLLLVWSGEPIPAFEYGIALIISTVLALSVRSRSNARHFGWSGLNPMRWLGFLYFMFGPFIVAMVKSNIDVAIRIITGNIKPGIVKVDTGLTGDMSKTLLANAITLTPGTLTVDVEENSGVFYIHWINVTDKEPSGEAVYGSFGDWARRLAE
- a CDS encoding phenylacetate--CoA ligase gives rise to the protein MTSHHNDQVHTLRQIIISAKGASAAWNAKLKDVSPEDIKSLDDLKKLPFTEKSDLRDNYPLGLLACPKRDLVRVHASSGTTGKPTVVAYTAGDLDRWSSIMAQAMATGGVTSEDVVQVAYGYGLFTGGLGVHYGAERLGATVIPASGGFSDRQLMLMEDLETTVLACTPSYGLRLADLIEEKGIKHSLKIGIFGAEPWSEGLRKNLEDRLGIVALDIYGLSEIMGPGVAMECQHKCGLHVDESQFLLEIIDPATGEVLPEGSEGELVVTTLCKEALPMIRYRTKDITKITRDRCGCGIEGARIDRIKGRSDDMLIIRGVNVFPSQIEVALSHISGLSLHYVLEVSEKDDLKELTVCCESSESLSEREGKEMVKKTGSHLAAMLGIRTSVRILPPGSIARSEGKAVRVKKVA
- a CDS encoding monovalent cation/H+ antiporter complex subunit F, which gives rise to MTMIGFFGFAAGFMVLLILFMTGRLIMGPTGADRAVALDAINTLVIGVMIVLAVHFESVVMVDVAIVYAGLSFVSTMFIARYIEERGK
- the mnhG gene encoding monovalent cation/H(+) antiporter subunit G: MGWYAFPILFILLGLLINTLGTVSLYRFPDVYTRMHGSTKCTTFGTISLAFGVVLYAVIRRLQSGEVRFSVLAVHVVIAVIALLISNATGAHVLARAAHRSKAFPKDAVVDSLAERDERLLKEGIER
- a CDS encoding hydrogenase subunit MbhD domain-containing protein; the encoded protein is MTFFHVMNLVLLVVTGFYALWFRDLLYSVVSLGAFSLLLSLEFYILQAPDVAIAEAGIGAALNTTVFLFALFGVDRLKKNRRGRK
- a CDS encoding MFS transporter, coding for MTNEIKSTNRYRWAVWGSMVLAYMVVFFHRLAAGVVRADITEAFDLSPSAFGNMASAYFYAYMVMQIPVGMMADSLGARMTVSIGMLLAGTGSVVFGMAPTPFWLLAGRFMVGIGVSTVFVSILKIQSQWFKEREFGTMSGLTSFVGNMGGVLAQAPLALLVGIFSWRASFVTIGIGTLLIALLCWTVIRNKPEDKGYPPVSEQSGAGKVAPLPLIQSLKISASDWRLWPIFVFFGCYSGVYLAFSGTWGTPYLEDVYHMTVGQASSIVSYAVYGTILGGFSAGAISDKLGLRKIPMIAMNLVATAVWLAIVVFWKGMPPVMALRPLFFLAGFSATSYVISWAIIKEINHPQSTGVAIALVNTGAFLGSALITTFMGKVLENLSHLPPQARFTSALWICLGATVLGLICSFLFPETRCRNTYNRP
- a CDS encoding HAD family hydrolase; protein product: MLDGTGLKLVVSDIDGCLSVDKGIPFDPSAMAALREHQDRAREGIGLPITLCSGRGQPYMEAVGQFLGVTEPMICEAGSMLFDPRDDSVTLNPLITDDHQEAMRELRDKLRRSFNGRNIRFEVGKEICLSINPFPFPMGSEELENAVAGLLQETMDLADGKLFNVTRSSCSVDVTPKGVDKASGIAMLSERIGVSPEEMLGIGDSYNDLSFLKAVGASACPENGVQLIKDLVNYVSPERHILGVLDIIAHYS